Sequence from the Fibrobacter sp. UWH4 genome:
CGGCACCGAAGAGGGCATGGAAATCACGCAGATTGTTCCCGAAGAAATTCCGACGGACGAGGCGGGACTTGCCGAAATCGAGAAGCGCCTGGCTGACAAGCCGGAACTGGCGAAGAAGTTGATTTCGAGCGACCGCAAGCAGGCCTTCATCAACATCAAGCTGCGCCCCTTCCCCGAAGATTCCGTGTGGAAGGCCGAAGGCGAAGCGAAGGGCGTGAAGGCTGAAGCGCCCGACATGCAAACGGGCCGCGAAACGGCTGAAATCATCGCGAAGGAAAAGTATGCGCCTTTGCACCCGCGTGCCACAGGCATGCCCTACCTGAGTTTCCAAAAGCTGAAATACATCGGCGAAGAAATGGGCCGCATTTTCATCATGACGATTCTCTGCGCCATCATCGTGATGTTCCTCGTGACGCGTTCGCTCCGCGGAATTGTCTCTCCGCTGATTACGACTTTTGCGGGCGTCATCATGACCTTTGGCCTGGTGGGTTATCTCGGACTTTACATGGATGCGACCAACATCATGGTGCCCGTGATTTTGGCCTTCGCCGTTTCGATTGCATACAACATTCACATCAACTCGTTCTTCCGCAAGAACATGATGCTTACGGGCAAGCGCAAGGAATCAGTACTTTACGCCATGCGTGAAACCGGCTGGTCGGTGCTGTTCTCGGGCCTTACCACGATTGTCGCGTTGCTCAGTTTCCTTTCGGTGATGCTCAAGCCGATTCGCTCCGTGGGCATTCTCTCGTCGATTGCGGTCGGATTCATTTTGCTTGTAGCGTTGACCATTTCGCCGATTCTCCTGAGTTTCGGTAAAGACAAGAAGCCAAACGCCAAGGCACTTGAACGCGGCGACACGCGCATGGGAGTCATTCTCGATTCTATCGGCAAGTTCGTTCTCGGGCACGGAAAGCCCATCGCCATCGTATTCGCCGTCGTGACAGCGATTTCTGTTTTCGGGCTCACCAAGATAGAACCCGCCTTTGACGTGGAACGCACCATGGGCCGCAAGGTCGAATATGTGAACAAGATGCTCTATGTGGCCGAATCCGAAATCGGAAGCTTCTATTCGTACGACCTGGTGATTGACTTTGGTACAAACGACAAGGCCAAGGAAGTCGAGAATCTGAAAAAGCTCGAACAGTTGCAGGATCATGCCGGCAAGCACCCGCTCACCAAGCGTTCCACATCCATTCTTGACATCGTCAAGGATTTGGACCGCACGCTGAACGAAAACCGCCAGGACAAATACGCCATTCCCGAAACCGAAGAAGAAGTCGCGCAGTTGCTTTTGCTCTACGAAAACGCGGGCGGCAGCGAGGCAACTTACTGGATGGATTACGATTACAGGAAACTCCGCCTGATGATTGAAATTTCGAGCTACAACTCCAACGAACTCCAGAAGGAAATCGAGGACTTGCAGGATTTCGCACGCAAGCTTTACCCGAACGCGAAGGTGACTGCCGTGGGTAACTTGCCGCAATTCACCGCCATGCAACAGTACCTGGAAGTGGGCCAGATGACATCGTTCCTGATTTCCGTGGTCATCGTGGCAGTTCTTTTGATGATCGTTTTCGGCAGCATTCGCACGGGCCTTATCGGCATGATTCCGAACATTGCGCCGGGTATTTTCGTGGGCGGTTACCTCGGGCTCACGGACATTCCGCTTGACATGATGACAGCGACGCTCATCCCGATGATCATTGGCCTTTCCGTTGACGACACGATTCACTTCATCAATCACGGGCATGTGGAATTTGACCGCACCCACGATTACCGCGAATCGATTCTCAATGTGTTCCGCACGGCGGGCCCGGCTCTCGTAATGACGACGATTATCATGGTGGCGACCTTTGCGGGCTTTACCACCTCGGCCGCAACGCAGATGTTCAACTTCGGTTTCGTGGTGTTCGTGGGCCTTGTCTCGGCACTGCTCGCCGACCTGTTCGTGACACCGCTTTTAATCAAGAAATTCAAAATTTTTGGAAAATAGGAGAAAAATATGAATATGAAATTCGCAAAAACAGCCGCGACAATTATTATCGCTTTAAGCGCCATGGTAAGCGCAGAAACATTGACCGGCCGCGACATTGTGCAAAAAGTGCATGACCGCCCCGATGGCGACACCCGCAGTTCCGAACTCTCGATGACACTCATCAACAAGAGCGGAGCCAAGCGCGAACGCAAGATTACCTCGTTCGCGATGGATGTGGGCAAAGATACCAAGCAGATTATGTTCTTCCGCTACCCCAACGACGTGAAGGGCACGGGATTCCTGACAGTCGATTACGACGACATCAACAAGGATGACGACAAGTGGCTTTATCTGCCCGCCATGAAAAAGACGCGCCGCATTAGCGGAAAGAGCTCCAAGACAGATTACTTCATGGGTTCCGACTTCACTTACGACGACGTGGGCCAGCGCAACATCGACGAAGACACCCACAAGCTCCTCCGCGAAGAAAAGGTCGACGGAATCGATTGCTGGGTAGTTGAATCCGTGCCGAAAAAGGGCGACGAAATTTTCTCGAAGAAAATTTCCTGGATTCGCAAGGACTGCCTGATTGCCGCCAAGGTGGAATACTACGACAAGCTCGGCAAGTTGCACCGCTCGCTAAAAGTCGAAAACGTGGTTCAGGTTGACGGCTTCTGGTCTATCGCCAAGATGAGCATGGAAAACGTTCAGACCAACCACAAGACGCTCCTTGAATTCGGCGACATCAAGTTCAACATCCCGCTGGACGCAAAGACATTCACCGTGCCGAGATTGGAAAGAGGACTGTAATAGTGGCTAGTGGTTGGTGGTTAGTGGTTGGGGCGGCCGCTGTCGCAGCCTTCGCCCAAGAAAACCCGTTTCAATTTAACGGGTTCGTGGATACGTATCATGCCGTTCAGACGCAGCATCCTCACGATTTTACCACGTCGCGGACGCGCCTGCGCGCTGAACTTCGCGTGGATTACGAGAACGCTTACCTGTTTGCAAGTCTGAATGGCGTGCACAACAGCATTCTCGAAGACCGCACCGGCGTGCAGTTGCAAGAAGCGTATTTCAACTACCAGAACGACTTTCTTGAAATCCGTGCAGGCCGCCAGATTGTGGTATGGGGCGTCGCCGACGGGCTTCGCGTTACCGACTTGATTTCGCCTGTTGATTACACCGAATTCATGTCGAGCGATTACGACGACATGCGCATGGCCGTTGACGGTTTCCGCATCAAGTACCCCGGCGAGCGCGTGAACGCCGAAATCGTTTACGTGCCCGTGCCGCGATACTTCCAAATGCCCATGCAAGAAGAAAACCCCTGGCGTCCTGAATTGCCCGAAAAAGCGAGCATCGATTTCCCAGAAGGTCCCGATGCCAAATTCAAGAACGGAGATTTCGGAACGCGAGTTTCGTTCTTCCTCTCGAATCTGGATTTCTCCATTTCGGCGCTTCATACGCATAACCAGTCGCCCGTTACGGTCGCAGGCTACGACCCCGTCAAGGATTCTATTGTCATCCACGGCATTCACGAAACCATGACCATGATCGGTGGCGACCTCTCGATGCCTGTCGGCGAATTCGTGCTGCGTGCCGAAATCGCAGAATACTTCGGTGAAGCGCTCGGTTACGCAAGCAACCTCGATTACGCTCGCAAGAACACCTTCAATGCGCTCGGTGGAATCGACTGGTACGCCGGCGACAATTGGACTTTCATGGTGCAGTACTTACACAAGTACATCGCCGACTATTCGCATAACTTGGCCGCCGAAAAGAATTCTTCTGAAATGACCTTCCGCATTTCAAAGGAACTGCTGAACAACACGCTCAAACTTTCGCTCTACGGAATGTTCGATATTGACAACCTCGCCTATTACGCACGCGTTTCGGGCGATTACTCCGTTACTGACCAAGTCATGCTCTCGCTCGGTTACGACCACTTTGGCGGCAAGCGCGGACAACTCGCTGGCTACGACAAAAATCGCGAAATCTGGGCGAAAGCGAAATACTACTTCTAATAAGATCTAATGAATTTTGAAATTGAACCGACATCGCGCCCGCGCAATCCCTATTCTGCATTCACGATGCGGCGCGTGTTTTGCGTCGGCATTGTTGTTGCCGTCTTGCTGCATGCGGGCTTTTACGCCTGGGGATTTTTAAAGCGGACGCAGGTGGTTACCACCCGCGAAGATGCCGAGGTGATTCATGTGGAGCGTTTGCTCTTGCAGCCGCCTCCGCCACCGCCTGAAGTCAAGAAAATCGTGAAGAAGGTGGTTCGCGCGAAAATTATTCCGAACATCGTACAAGATACCGTTCCGGAACCTGAACCCGAGCCAGAGCCGGAACCGATTGTGGTTACGGATGCCGAACCCGTTGTCGAAGCGCCTCCTGAACCTGTGGCACCGCCCCCGCCGCCACCTCCACCGCCGAAGCCCTCGAAGGATTCGCTGATGAAGGTGACGAAAGCCTACCTTATCGGGCTTTCCAAGGCGTTCGAAAAGCAGAAGGACTACCCCGCTACGGCCCGCCGCTTAAAGCAGGAAGGCACTGTGCGCGTGCAGTTCACCGTTGCAAAAGACGGAAGCATCAGCGGAGCGGTTGTGGCAAAGCCCTGTCCGTATTCTTCACTGAACGAAAGCGCGCTTGCCGCCGTGCAAGCCGTGCCAAAGTTCGACCCGATTCCAGCTGTACTTGGTAAGGACACCTGGAAAATGGAGATTCCAATCAAGTATAACCTTCACTAACAAAGGAGATTCCGGCTCGGAGGCCGGAATGACATAAACATGAACTACATCTTAGACTTTATTCAACAGGGCGGCGTTATCGCCTACGTACTCGTGGCGATGAACTTCGTCGGTTATTCCATCATCGTATGGAAAATCATTTCGCTGATCCTCTTC
This genomic interval carries:
- a CDS encoding RND family transporter, giving the protein MSLLFAPQKKEDTMSLPKINIERINERFGRFGEFLLNHRAILLVAFVVLLAVSIVGMKKIYVEASWDSYFIEGDPMLVETDKFKETFGNDYFVGVLVESDHSILTPDNLKLLRELSNELRDSLSYSDGKATSIVDLEYMLGTEEGMEITQIVPEEIPTDEAGLAEIEKRLADKPELAKKLISSDRKQAFINIKLRPFPEDSVWKAEGEAKGVKAEAPDMQTGRETAEIIAKEKYAPLHPRATGMPYLSFQKLKYIGEEMGRIFIMTILCAIIVMFLVTRSLRGIVSPLITTFAGVIMTFGLVGYLGLYMDATNIMVPVILAFAVSIAYNIHINSFFRKNMMLTGKRKESVLYAMRETGWSVLFSGLTTIVALLSFLSVMLKPIRSVGILSSIAVGFILLVALTISPILLSFGKDKKPNAKALERGDTRMGVILDSIGKFVLGHGKPIAIVFAVVTAISVFGLTKIEPAFDVERTMGRKVEYVNKMLYVAESEIGSFYSYDLVIDFGTNDKAKEVENLKKLEQLQDHAGKHPLTKRSTSILDIVKDLDRTLNENRQDKYAIPETEEEVAQLLLLYENAGGSEATYWMDYDYRKLRLMIEISSYNSNELQKEIEDLQDFARKLYPNAKVTAVGNLPQFTAMQQYLEVGQMTSFLISVVIVAVLLMIVFGSIRTGLIGMIPNIAPGIFVGGYLGLTDIPLDMMTATLIPMIIGLSVDDTIHFINHGHVEFDRTHDYRESILNVFRTAGPALVMTTIIMVATFAGFTTSAATQMFNFGFVVFVGLVSALLADLFVTPLLIKKFKIFGK
- a CDS encoding outer membrane lipoprotein-sorting protein, whose protein sequence is MNMKFAKTAATIIIALSAMVSAETLTGRDIVQKVHDRPDGDTRSSELSMTLINKSGAKRERKITSFAMDVGKDTKQIMFFRYPNDVKGTGFLTVDYDDINKDDDKWLYLPAMKKTRRISGKSSKTDYFMGSDFTYDDVGQRNIDEDTHKLLREEKVDGIDCWVVESVPKKGDEIFSKKISWIRKDCLIAAKVEYYDKLGKLHRSLKVENVVQVDGFWSIAKMSMENVQTNHKTLLEFGDIKFNIPLDAKTFTVPRLERGL
- a CDS encoding DUF1302 family protein, producing MASGWWLVVGAAAVAAFAQENPFQFNGFVDTYHAVQTQHPHDFTTSRTRLRAELRVDYENAYLFASLNGVHNSILEDRTGVQLQEAYFNYQNDFLEIRAGRQIVVWGVADGLRVTDLISPVDYTEFMSSDYDDMRMAVDGFRIKYPGERVNAEIVYVPVPRYFQMPMQEENPWRPELPEKASIDFPEGPDAKFKNGDFGTRVSFFLSNLDFSISALHTHNQSPVTVAGYDPVKDSIVIHGIHETMTMIGGDLSMPVGEFVLRAEIAEYFGEALGYASNLDYARKNTFNALGGIDWYAGDNWTFMVQYLHKYIADYSHNLAAEKNSSEMTFRISKELLNNTLKLSLYGMFDIDNLAYYARVSGDYSVTDQVMLSLGYDHFGGKRGQLAGYDKNREIWAKAKYYF
- a CDS encoding energy transducer TonB, yielding MNFEIEPTSRPRNPYSAFTMRRVFCVGIVVAVLLHAGFYAWGFLKRTQVVTTREDAEVIHVERLLLQPPPPPPEVKKIVKKVVRAKIIPNIVQDTVPEPEPEPEPEPIVVTDAEPVVEAPPEPVAPPPPPPPPPKPSKDSLMKVTKAYLIGLSKAFEKQKDYPATARRLKQEGTVRVQFTVAKDGSISGAVVAKPCPYSSLNESALAAVQAVPKFDPIPAVLGKDTWKMEIPIKYNLH